In Antennarius striatus isolate MH-2024 chromosome 10, ASM4005453v1, whole genome shotgun sequence, one DNA window encodes the following:
- the gfra4b gene encoding GDNF family receptor alpha-4 — protein sequence MDLWGVYLFHLITLALLEVILAGRDCLVAGDSCSSDETCSPRLRTLRQCVAGNGSVKLGPGARSQCANAVSALLSSPLHGCQCKRGMKREKNCLSIYWSLHQSIVHGLKLVESYPYETVQRDYDYVRLASISADSDVGMTPVNRCLDAAKACNVDDLCQKLRTEYVSACIKPTARSGLCNRPKCNKALRRFFDRIPADYTHELLFCPCTDTACAERRRQTIVPSCSYESAEKPSCITQLRICNADYVCRSRLAQFQYNCEPSEISANGCKQGNYGACLVAYTGLIGSTITPNYVDNSTSSVAPWCSCSASGSQREECQHFLEYFTSNICLQNAIVMSGSESDPQSTTSQSRTPSPSSTDNRNTTSLQETTETMRNILDTIIPTQALGNELLVGQSTLPSNSLPISASSPSLMLQAAFGLLLLLHLLINGH from the exons CTCTGTTAGAGGTTATACTGGCTGGCAGAGACTGCTTAGTGGCTGGAGACTCCTGCTCGAGCGATGAGACTTGCAGTCCACGTCTGCGGACTTTGCGTCAGTGTGTGGCGGGCAATGGTAGTGTGAAGTTGGGCCCCGGTGCCAGAAGCCAGTGTGCCAATGCAGTGTCTGCCCTATTGTCGAGCCCCTTGCATGGCTGCCAATGTAAACGGGGCATGAAGAGGGAGAAGAACTGCCTGAGTATCTACTGGAGCCTTCATCAGTCCATCGTACATG GACTTAAACTGGTGGAGAGTTATCCATATGAGACAGTGCAGAGGGATTACGACTATGTTCGCTTGGCTTCTATTTCAGCTG ACTCCGATGTTGGCATGACACCTGTGAATCGCTGTCTGGATGCAGCTAAGGCTTGCAATGTGGATGACTTGTGCCAGAAACTCCGCACAGAATATGTCTCAGCTTGCATCAAACCCACTGCCAGGTCGGGGCTGTGCAACCGGCCTAAATGCAATAAAGCTCTTCGCAGGTTCTTTGACCGCATTCCTGCCGACTACACCCACGAGTTGCTCTTCTGCCCCTGTACGGACACAGCATGTGCAGAGCGTCGAAGACAGACCATTGTACCCAGTTGCTCTTATGAAAGTGCAGAAAAACCCAGCTGCATTACACAGTTGAGGATCTGCAATGCTGACTATGTGTGCAG GTCTCGACTGGCGCAGTTTCAGTACAATTGCGAACCCTCGGAAATATCTGCCAATGGCTGCAAGCAAGGGAACTATGGAGCCTGTCTTGTCGCCTACACTGGGCTCATAG GAAGCACAATAACTCCCAACTATGTCGACAACTCAACATCCAGCGTGGCTCCGTGGTGCTCCTGTTCAGCCAGTGGGAGCCAGAGAGAAGAGTGCCAGCACTTCCTGGAATATTTCACCAGCAACATCTGTCTTC AGAATGCAATTGTGATGTCTGGAAGTGAATCAGATCCGCAGTCGACTACCAGTCAGTCCAGGACTCCAAGCCCCAGCAGCACAGACAACAGGAACACAACTTCTCtacaagaaacaacagaaactatGCGGAACATTCTGGATACAATAATACCAACTCAG GCTCTGGGAAATGAATTACTCGTGGGCCAATCCACCTTGCCATCCAATAGCCTTCCCATCTCTGCCTCATCTCCCAGCCTAATGCTTCAAGCTGCCTTTGGCCTTCTGCTGCTCCTACACCTGCTCATCAATGGACACTAA